The following proteins are encoded in a genomic region of Oncorhynchus kisutch isolate 150728-3 linkage group LG4, Okis_V2, whole genome shotgun sequence:
- the LOC109889089 gene encoding hippocampus abundant transcript 1 protein, with protein sequence MTQSKKKKRANRSLLLAKKIIIKDGGTAQGFGAPSVYHAVIVIFLEFFAWGLLTAPTLVVLHETFPKHTFLMNGLIQGVKGLLSFLSAPLIGALSDVWGRKSFLLLTVFFTCAPIPLMKISPWWYFAVISVSGVFAVTFSVVFAYVADITQEHERSMAYGLVSATFAASLVTSPAIGAYLGRVYGDGLVVVLASAIAMLDICFILVAVPESLPEKMRPASWGAPISWEQADPFASLRKVGQDSTVLLICITVFLSYLPEAGQYSSFFLYLRQIMGFSPESVAAFIAVLGLLSIVAQTVVLSLLMRSIGNKNTILLGLGFQILQLAWYGFGSEPWMMWAAGALAAMSSITFPAISALVSRTAEPDQQGVGQGMVTGIRGLCNGLGPALYGFIFYIFHVELDAPPDGNGDTPVHTQAHLQLLPQSSIIPGPPFLFGACSVLLALLVALFIPEQPHLGLRPGSWKKHSSPHGHPHSLRLPGEAKEPLLQDSNV encoded by the exons ATGACACAGAGCAAAAAGAAGAAACGGGCGAATCGCAGTCTCCTGCTGGCGAAAAAAATTATTATCAAGGATGGAGGAACG GCACAAGGTTTCGGAGCTCCCAGCGTCTACCATGCTGTAATTGTCATCTTTTTGGAATTTTTTGCCTGGGGCCTTCTTACAGCACCCACTTTGGTG GTCCTACATGAGACATTCCCGAAGCATACGTTTCTAATGAATGGCTTGATCCAAGGGGTAAAG GGCCTGTTGTCTTTCCTGAGTGCTCCGCTGATTGGTGCCCTGTCTGATGTGTGGGGTCGGAAGTCTTTTCTCCTGCTTACTGTTTTCTTCACCTGCGCTCCCATTCCACTGATGAAGATAAGCCCCTG GTGGTATTTTGCAGTTATCTCTGTGTCCGGTGTGTTTGCTGTAACCTTCTCCGTGGTCTTTGCCTATGTGGCTGACATAACGCAGGAGCATGAACGCAGCATGGCCTATGGACTG GTGTCGGCCACCTTTGCTGCTAGCCTGGTGACGAGCCCGGCCATCGGAGCCTACCTGGGCCGTGTGTATGGTGACGGCCTGGTGGTGGTGCTGGCCTCAGCAATCGCTATGCTGGACATCTGCTTCATCCTGGTGGCCGTGCCCGAGTCTCTGCCCGAGAAGATGCGGCCAGCATCCTGGGGGGCTCCCATCTCCTGGGAACAGGCCGACCCCTTTGCT tctctaaggaaaGTGGGCCAGGATTCCACTGTGCTGCTCATCTGTATAACAGTGTTCCTGTCCTACCTCCCCGAGGCTGGCCAGTACTCCAGCTTCTTTCTCTACTTACGACAG ATTATGGGATTTTCACCTGAAAGTGTTGCAGCTTTCATAGCTGTTCTAGGACTGCTTTCAATCGTTGCACAG ACAGTAGTATTAAGTTTACTCATGCGTTCCATCGGGAACAAGAACACTATCTTGCTCGGCCTTGGGTTCCAGATACTACAGCTCGCCTGGTATGGGTTTGGCTCCGAGCCATG GATGATGTGGGCAGCAGGGGCTCTAGCAGCCATGTCAAGCATCACTTTCCCAGCAATTAGTGCTTTGGTTTCCCGCACTGCTGAACCAGACCAACAAG GAGTGGGCCAGGGGATGGTGACAGGGATCCGGGGGCTATGTAACGGCCTGGGCCCTGCGCTCTATGGCTTCATCTTCTACATCTTCCACGTGGAGCTGGATGCGCCTCCAGATGGCAACGGGGACACTCCGGTCCATACTCAAGCCCACCTTCAGCTCCTCCCACAG agTTCCATCATTCCTGGCCCGCCCTTCCTCTTCGGAGCATGCTCAGTGCTACTAGCGCTCCTGGTGGCACTCTTCATACCAGAGCAACCTCACCTAGGCCTCCGGCCCGGCAGCTGGAAGAAGCACAGCTCGCCCCACGGACACCCTCACAGCCTGCGGCTGCCCGGGGAGGCCAAAGAGCCCCTACTGCAGGACTCAAACGTGTAA